A genomic window from Vitis riparia cultivar Riparia Gloire de Montpellier isolate 1030 chromosome 18, EGFV_Vit.rip_1.0, whole genome shotgun sequence includes:
- the LOC117905410 gene encoding uncharacterized protein LOC117905410: MHDLWDTVWDSEVGVRKNWAKFVLQYVEDGIRDYRTSHPTYIRGCVLFLQLFYISKFSMPAFQVEVRSPLSAAWTDEQVKRRLAAEIHTYGNYGHVQVIQESKPSAQMMDSI, encoded by the exons ATGCATGACTTGTGGGACACGGTTTGGGATAGTGAAGTGGGGGTGCGCAAAAATTGGGCCAAGTTTGTTCTCCAATATGTCGAGGATGGGATAAGGGACTATCGTACAAGCCACCCGACATACATTAGAGGTTGTGTCTTGTTTCTTCAG CTTTTCTATATCAGCAAGTTCTCTATGCCGGCTTTCCAAGTTGAAGTCCGCAGTCCACTTTCGGCTGCATGGACAGATGAGCAAGTCAAGAGGCGCTTGGCTGCCGAAATACACACCTATGGCAATTATGGCCATGTCCAG GTCATACAGGAAAGCAAACCTTCTGCACAAATGATGGACTCCATATGA
- the LOC117907477 gene encoding uncharacterized protein LOC117907477 — protein sequence MLPSKTAAMEIKSYQNQAGALLKEYVLADYFIPYASIIGGLVACKMVYDLTQLISAVHFKSFSSLSKVQRNEWNNRSISTFHAIFITVMSLYFVFWSDLYSDELLAGFVTFRSSSLSTFSLGV from the exons ATGCTGCCTTCCAAAACAGCAGCTATGGAGATCAAATCTTACCAGAATCAGGCTGGAGCTCTTCTTAAGGAATATGTGCTAGCAGATTATTTTATACCCTATGCTTCGATTATCGGTGGTCTTGTTGCTTGCAAGATG GTCTATGATCTTACTCAGTTGATCAGTGCAGTTCATTTTAAGAGCTTTTCCAGCCTTTCAAAAGTCCAACGTAATGAGTGGAATAACCG GTCTATATCTACTTTCCATGCCATTTTTATTACAGTTATGTCATTATACTTCGTGTTCTGGTCTGATCTTTATTCTGATGAACTACTTGCGGGCTTTGTTACATTTCGGAGCTCATCACTATCTACATTTTCTTTGGGGGTatga
- the LOC117905411 gene encoding uncharacterized protein LOC117905411 has protein sequence MGSGHTFPNAAEFRDAVYLMSIANRFRYRFKRNSTKHMTVVCTVAQCPWKVTARAIGDSNIVQVHTFHNHHNHSLEDVAACQPLVRSNRASLLIDDVIRSTPNYQPRQICKDFQRQHGMQLTYLQAWNIKEKANERIYGEPKYYYKLLPWMCEKMVATNPGSIIELGHSSDGHFEQLFVAHSVSIQGFAMGCRPIIAIDSAHMSGPYRGALFSATTYDANDAMFPLAFGVMSSENYDDWSWFLQNLKKLVGDKEVVIISDRHPALLRSVPEVFGLENHAYCYRHLKENFSSFLSKHNTRGNKGKENALQFLDSIAYARLEHDYNVSMIELRKYNDALAKWGLGNVGHPCEHAAAVILSIGQNVVDFVQDWYKFPMQELIYSGSFSGIETHDMPMVGNDGLVRSITGEVFLSLNPPHTKRPPGRPRKKRIESQFQDKRTVSCSRCHTSGHNRKTCNNPLS, from the exons ATGGGTAGTGGACATACCTTCCCCAATGCTGCCGAGTTCCGTGATGCCGTTTATTTGATGTCAATTGCTAATAGATTCCGTTATCGCTTCAAGAGGAATAGTACGAAACACATGACAGTTGTTTGCACAGTTGCTCAATGTCCTTGGAAAGTCACAGCTCGTGCAATTGGGGATTCAAACATTGTCCAGGTTCACACTTTTCATAACCATCATAATCATAGTTTGGAAGATGTTGCTGCATGCCAACCTTTAGTGAGATCTAATCGGGCTTCATTGCTTATTGATGATGTCATCCGGTCCACTCCCAATTACCAACCCCGCCAAATTTGTAAGGACTTTCAAAGGCAACATGGGATGCAATTGACGTATCTTCAAGCATGGAATATCAAGGAGAAGGCAAATGAGCGCATTTATGGAGAACccaaatattattacaaattgttgCCTTGGATGTGTGAGAAAATGGTTGCAACAAATCCGGGAAGCATTATTGAGTTGGGGCATTCAAGTGATGGACATTTTGAGCAACTCTTTGTTGCTCATTCGGTATCTATCCAAGGGTTTGCAATGGGGTGTCGGCCAATCATAGCTATTGACTCCGCCCATATGAGTGGGCCATATAGGGGTGCATTATTTTCGGCGACCACATACGATGCTAATGATGCCATGTTCCCCTTAGCCTTTGGCGTGATGAGCTCAGAAAATTATGATGATTGGTCTTGGTTTTTGCAAAATTTGAAGAAGCTTGTTGGAGATAAGGAAGTCGTTATTATCTCGGATAGACATCCCGCTCTCCTTCGTAGTGTTCCTGAAGTGTTTGGGCTTGAAAATCATGCCTACTGTTACCGTCACTTGAAGGAAAATTTCAGCTCTTTCTTGAGCAAACATAACACAAGAGGGAAcaaaggtaaagaaaatgcACTCCAATTCCTTGATAGTATTGCCTATGCAAGGTTAGAGCACGATTACAATGTTTCCATGATTGAACTACGGAAATACAATGACGCTTTGGCCAAatgg GGGTTGGGAAATGTTGGGCATCCTTGTGAACATGCGGCAGCCGTTATTCTTTCCATTGGTCAGaatgttgttgattttgttCAAGATTGGTACAAATTCCCAATGCAAGAGCTGATTTACTCGGGCTCCTTCTCCGGTATAGAGACCCATGACATGCCAATGGTCGGTAATGATGGTTTGGTTCGATCTATCACCGGTGAagttttcctctctcttaacCCACCCCATACCAAGCGGCCTCCCGGCAGACCAAGAAAGAAGCGCATTGAGTCCCAATTTCAAGATAAACGGACTGTCTCTTGCTCAAGATGTCATACTTCCGGGCACAATAGGAAAACGTGCAACAACCCTTTGTCTTAA